A region from the Alosa alosa isolate M-15738 ecotype Scorff River chromosome 7, AALO_Geno_1.1, whole genome shotgun sequence genome encodes:
- the LOC125297383 gene encoding junctional adhesion molecule A-like isoform X1 has translation MFGLLFGWLTLPQVLLLVLLCATGAQAFTASTSTPTVKVEENEGADLKCTHSGDFGADARVEWKFQDVKATQTSLVIYNEQATASYVGRVVQYAGGLRFNKVTRKDTGLYICSVAGNGFSADAKVTLTVLVAPSVPVSRIPESVKLGSNVKLTCSDSQASPPPTYNWYKNNEPLPVDPSKFPNFRNMSYKLNPVTGTLVFPCVSQIDEGQYFCESTNTAGPPQRSVATKMAVYGVNTGGIVAGVIILLILLVLLIVGLWFAHRKGYLAKVKERVSGSSRRQQNSAVYRPTSDYGDDEEGEFKQKSSFVV, from the exons ATGTTCGGGCTTTTGTTTGGATGGCTGACGCTACCgcaggtgctgctgctggtgctgctgtgcGCGACAG GAGCTCAGGCCTTTACTGCCAGCACGAGCACTCCAACGGTGAAAGTGGAGGAGAATGAGG GTGCAGATCTGAAGTGCACCCACAGTGGAGACTTTGGGGCAGACGCCAGAGTGGAGTGGAAGTTTCAGGATGTCAAAGCCACGCAGACGTCTCTGGTCATTTACAATGAACAggctacag CTAGCTATGTGGGTCGCGTGGTCCAGTACGCTGGGGGACTGCGCTTCAACAAGGTGACCAGGAAGGACACAGGCCTGTACATCTGTTCTGTGGCTGGCAACGGGTTCTCCGCAGACGCCAAGGTCACCCTCACAGTCTTGG TGGCTCCGTCTGTGCCCGTCAGTCGCATCCCAGAATCGGTGAAATTGGGGTCCAATGTCAAGCTGACCTGCAGCGACAGCCAGGCTTCGCCCCCACCGACCTACAACTGGTATAAGAACAACGAGCCCCTGCCCGTGGACCCCAGCAAGTTCCCCAACTTCCGTAACATGAGCTACAAGCTCAACCCAGTCACTGGCACACtg gTCTTTCCCTGTGTGTCTCAGATCGATGAAGGGCAGTATTTCTGCGAGTCCACTAATACAGCTGGACCTCCCCAACGATCTGTTGCCACCAAGATGGCCGTCT ATGGAGTAAACACTGGAGGCATTGTTGCCGGGGTGATCATCCTTCTGATCCTCTTGGTGTTGCTCATTGTCGGACTGTGGTTCGCTCATCGCAAAGGCTACCTCGCAA AGGTGAAGGAGCGAGTGTCAGgaag CAGCAGGAGGCAGCAGAACTCTGCAGTGTACCGCCCTACGTCAGACTACGGGGATGACGAAGAG
- the LOC125297383 gene encoding junctional adhesion molecule A-like isoform X2, which yields MFGLLFGWLTLPQVLLLVLLCATGAQAFTASTSTPTVKVEENEGADLKCTHSGDFGADARVEWKFQDVKATQTSLVIYNEQATASYVGRVVQYAGGLRFNKVTRKDTGLYICSVAGNGFSADAKVTLTVLVAPSVPVSRIPESVKLGSNVKLTCSDSQASPPPTYNWYKNNEPLPVDPSKFPNFRNMSYKLNPVTGTLVFPCVSQIDEGQYFCESTNTAGPPQRSVATKMAVYGVNTGGIVAGVIILLILLVLLIVGLWFAHRKGYLAKVKERVSGSRRQQNSAVYRPTSDYGDDEEGEFKQKSSFVV from the exons ATGTTCGGGCTTTTGTTTGGATGGCTGACGCTACCgcaggtgctgctgctggtgctgctgtgcGCGACAG GAGCTCAGGCCTTTACTGCCAGCACGAGCACTCCAACGGTGAAAGTGGAGGAGAATGAGG GTGCAGATCTGAAGTGCACCCACAGTGGAGACTTTGGGGCAGACGCCAGAGTGGAGTGGAAGTTTCAGGATGTCAAAGCCACGCAGACGTCTCTGGTCATTTACAATGAACAggctacag CTAGCTATGTGGGTCGCGTGGTCCAGTACGCTGGGGGACTGCGCTTCAACAAGGTGACCAGGAAGGACACAGGCCTGTACATCTGTTCTGTGGCTGGCAACGGGTTCTCCGCAGACGCCAAGGTCACCCTCACAGTCTTGG TGGCTCCGTCTGTGCCCGTCAGTCGCATCCCAGAATCGGTGAAATTGGGGTCCAATGTCAAGCTGACCTGCAGCGACAGCCAGGCTTCGCCCCCACCGACCTACAACTGGTATAAGAACAACGAGCCCCTGCCCGTGGACCCCAGCAAGTTCCCCAACTTCCGTAACATGAGCTACAAGCTCAACCCAGTCACTGGCACACtg gTCTTTCCCTGTGTGTCTCAGATCGATGAAGGGCAGTATTTCTGCGAGTCCACTAATACAGCTGGACCTCCCCAACGATCTGTTGCCACCAAGATGGCCGTCT ATGGAGTAAACACTGGAGGCATTGTTGCCGGGGTGATCATCCTTCTGATCCTCTTGGTGTTGCTCATTGTCGGACTGTGGTTCGCTCATCGCAAAGGCTACCTCGCAA AGGTGAAGGAGCGAGTGTCAGgaag CAGGAGGCAGCAGAACTCTGCAGTGTACCGCCCTACGTCAGACTACGGGGATGACGAAGAG